In the Spirochaetales bacterium genome, one interval contains:
- a CDS encoding HEAT repeat domain-containing protein, with translation MRTSIIAVSILISIFYATSPSFCFDKKPVITPIENIETDDQFIHLIIEKVLSSDRYALGKALYYMEKSLKEDTYISHEKEFLCILYHVCRQPVYTDDKETCLHNRKKTLELIGRLGNKTRGTGYGRISKDILIEVLESGNDVSIASAAIFALGMVGMDDEGEVMRSILSAVDKWDSSEENNILALAVITSIENIARENGKISEPESTAVLSGMIRGNYDEMIKEKAAAVMKQIAPVQVRE, from the coding sequence ATGCGGACATCAATAATCGCCGTAAGTATCCTGATTTCAATATTTTATGCGACATCACCGTCGTTCTGTTTTGATAAAAAACCGGTGATAACGCCAATCGAAAATATCGAAACCGACGATCAATTTATTCACCTGATTATCGAAAAGGTATTGTCTTCTGACAGATATGCATTGGGAAAGGCGCTCTATTATATGGAAAAATCCCTGAAAGAAGACACCTATATTTCGCACGAGAAAGAGTTTTTATGTATTTTATATCATGTATGCAGACAGCCGGTATATACCGACGACAAGGAGACATGCCTTCATAACAGAAAAAAGACACTCGAACTTATCGGGCGGCTCGGGAACAAAACAAGGGGTACCGGGTACGGCCGGATATCGAAAGACATTCTGATCGAAGTACTTGAATCCGGAAACGACGTTTCAATCGCATCGGCGGCTATATTCGCTCTTGGAATGGTCGGCATGGACGATGAGGGTGAGGTCATGCGGTCGATTCTGTCCGCCGTCGATAAATGGGATTCATCGGAAGAGAACAATATCCTCGCCCTTGCCGTCATTACATCGATCGAAAACATCGCCCGGGAAAACGGTAAAATCAGTGAACCGGAAAGTACCGCAGTATTATCCGGAATGATCCGGGGAAATTACGATGAGATGATAAAAGAGAAAGCAGCCGCCGTCATGAAACAGATCGCCCCGGTTCAGGTGCGGGAGTGA